Part of the Quercus lobata isolate SW786 chromosome 6, ValleyOak3.0 Primary Assembly, whole genome shotgun sequence genome, TTGAAACTTGGGTTGGGAAGTGATAAAATAGGATAGGGATTCAGGATGGGCCCACttcttgttctttatttttatcttttggaCTTTGTGGCCAAGCGGGTAATCTTCTCCGTGAACaatcaatcaaacaaacaaacaaaattcatTTAATGGGCAAATGGAAGACTAGTTGGACAGTCGGACTCATATTGATTACCACTGCGAAGTTTCCGGATCTACCGGTGTTCTCCTGACTCTGAGTTTGACACAACAACAATGGTCTAATTATCATCATAGTCACTCCCATGTTCGTTGTCCAACAACTCGTTTGTATTATCGCCTAGAGAATGCTTCATCTCTTCATAATACTAACCACCATATATATGACcaattcattttatatttgaatattgCCTCTCCAAATAAAACTTAAACTAGCCACTGATTTCAATTCTTTTGGccatatgctttttttttttttttgggttgaatatatgctacttatttttattttttttagtaaaccgtaatacttattagaacacataagaaataataatactaatattttaaaccgaatttataatacattatataatcAGAATATAACTACAAAACGGCTTAACTTTTATAATTAAGATATTTAAATAGGAGTCGAATAGAGAAGTTAGTCAGCCCAGTTTTCTAGAGAATTTTATAATACACTTATTATTGCAAATTCATcttttaaattgtatttttaaaatatgatttaagTCCATGTGATGGTGTGTATACGGAAAGTGTATAATAAGGAATATGTGACTatcattgttattttttatactatccttctttttcaacccaaaaattaaaagttaagtCTTCGCATCTACCCAcaagttataataaaaaataaaaataaaaaattgttacaaGTAGGCcaatttagctttttttttttcttcttcaattgaaTGAATCCATTGTAAAACATACTAATTTACTGTGCATCAATAGCGTTATGATTTTATAGTTACAAGAAGGAACTAATTAACGCTAGGGAACATTCAGGCAACATTCTTGGTGATACGCGATGGCTTCTTACTGCTCATAATTCGTAAGCTTTGCCTCAATATGTCAATCTCTCGTTCCTTCTTGTATTCTTCGTGCTCTATAGAAGCTAGTTGCTCTTTTAAGGCTTTGATAGTCTCTTCCTTGGCAAGCAATTCCCTCTGTAACTCTTCTATCATGTCCTCTTCCTCTGCTCTCCAATACTGTACATCCCCTGAAGCTGAACAATGTGGCATGTTACCACTTACGTacccaaacaacaacaacaataaatataaaaaaatgtaacttaGGAGGTGCTGATTTACTAAGCCTCCATTTCACTAATGTATTTCGGTAACACGCATTAATACATTTCTGATACTTATTTGCtgtgtgaaatagaaaaaattgtaacttATTAAATGGTCTCATAAGGCCTCTTTTTAGGGCTGTTTTAACAAATTTTGTAACCTAAGACGAAACTTTAAGTGGGACATTGTCTtagatttaaataataattaaataatgtgtttgattttttatatttctctatttaaaaaatatattttttgctttatgAGATACAAACTTagtaattaagtttttgtatttaagtttacttttcttagataggatttttattcaatttaattatttttgaaaattttcttcctacAAATGGAAGTGCAACATGCATTGTTATCcaaaatatacaatttaaataatttacttaaaataaaaaggattggttctattttattatataaaaaatgaccGGTTCAAATGGGAAAAGTAAGaactaattaaattattgtttaaaaaaagtaactaaattataaataaataaataaaaattgtaataaaataacaaaagtgGATTGATGCATCACTTCAACCCACGTGATAATAAGTACGgagcttatcaaaaaaaagtatGGAGAAGGTGTAAATGTGTGTGGAGACGGTGGCAAGTTTTGCTCAGAATGATGTGATGCGACAATAGGTACAAAGGTGTATGAAGACTTTAAAAATACAAGTCAAAAAAGGTAGGATATAGTGGGGACCTTAATGTTCTCtctttatgttttaatataggaaaaaaaaaaaaaaagcttctatGTTTTGATACTGTGTGGAGGCCTTTTAATAGAATACATTCTATTGGCTAATAAAGGGaaccttaatttttatttttattttgttttggtgaaacaattttaattaaaatgttaaaaaatatatatatatatatatgttatattagTCGATTATGGAGAGAGCTTTCTTTTATTTAGGGCCTTAATTCATTGCCTAAATTACCTATATAGTTGAGTTGTTCTGCTTCTCTTTTCCACAATATGTGTGGGTTTTACATGCTATAAGGAGGTGATTTCATAAAATCGTCACATGAAATATTCTCTCATAAAACAGAGAATTGCATTTATCTGTATAATTAACTAGCTCTCAAAGAATTTTGACACCTTTGAGCCcagaaaaaaacaaagcattTTAACACTCCATAGCAAAGAGTGAAgtaggagaagaagagggaaaggCCTTGCTATAAAGTATAAagtaaaatttagaaattttctttctcaatAAAGCGTCTTGCATGTTGTcgttactatatatatatatatatatatatatatataaaagatgcGTATATTATTGAATATGTAGACTATATTACTGTCGGTGAAAAGAAATGTTTCCTTTCTAAATCCAAGGTTTGGCCTAGCGAATCTTAAAAGCCTAGAGTTGTGAGTGTCTAAAGACTCCAAACtgtttcatccaaaaaaaaaaaaactctaaactGTAGCCAGCATTGTCTCCCAAGAGATTCCTTCCTTTGTAATTACTTGCTTTGTAATTTACTTGGCATGTTGGGAACGGAAGACTATATACAGCTAGAAGAATAATCAAATACTTAAAAAGCTCTGACGCTATCGTTGTCATTAGCCCcccctccaaaaaagaaaaaaaatcccatttcTATGATATGCACTCAATCATAGGCACTACAGATTTTATGACAACTATAATACTATAATTAATGATCTCACAATTAGACTTAGGATATGGCATATGGGCAAGATAAAGATTGCACATCTAGACTAACGGATTAGAACCAAGGCCATTGCATTCCTATATATACTATGTTGCATATTGCTACATAAAAGAAACTGGGCATTTTTCACATGATAAccataataatttcatttttgtcaAATGTACATTTCATATATTGTATCAAGAGTAGAACTGTAGAACTGAGGTCATAGAGTGAATATGCTGAAAGAAAGAACGAAATTCAAACATCGATGAGATCATAGTACATGCTTAGTATGTGattatgtgagagagagagagagagatagtacGTACcatgatttgttctttgaaTGAGATCATCAAGCTCCATCTTAATAGCAAGATATAGTTGCTTCCACTTCTCCACAGCCTCATCTCTCCGAGCTCTCTCCTCCCTCATTTGCTCCACCAAGAAGCTCGTTCCCAACAATTCccactctttctctttctcactcttCTCCCCAATCCCTCTAATCTTGTCTTCTTTCTCATCCACTATCTTTCTCAACCTCTTTACCTCCTCTCTTAGCTTCATCTTCTCTTGCTTCCACTCGGCTTCCTTAAATGCAAAAACCATCATGTCTTCCTCATAAGCCTTgccctctttttctctctcatgaACCATCTCATTCATTTCCTTCTCAAGAAACCTTGTCTTCTCCCTCAACCCTTTGACATCTTTGTCACTTAAATTGTTCATGTTCTTGCTAGCAAATACACCCATCTTGTAGCTTTAACTAAGTGAGAGAACTTGCTCTTTTATTCTTACAAAATACACAGAAGAATGTGAATGACATAAATTTTTCACATACGCTCCTCCATTTTAGACCTACTCATTTAGATTTTGTCCACATCGCTCCCTCGTACGTAAGTTATTAAATGGAAGTGTGTCAAGTGTCAAAGACGCTCGTGAACAGgactagtcttttttttttttctgtgattaaacataaaaattgttgtttaccaaaaaaaaaaaaaaaaaaaacataaaaattgtaCACAAAATACCTGTAAGCAAATAATAATTCAGATATGTCAAGTCACATGCGATTTTGTCAAGGAGCGTGGGATGGAAATCATATCACATCCAATTATTAGGCAATATATTTATTGCCAGCGTCCCACGGCCACTACATGgttgattttcattttattacatTATAGAATATTGTACTTGGAGCATCCTTCCACGGTCCACACTTGAAGATGGAACGataatatttatatgaaaaaagttaacaaatctCCCTACAGTTTGTTTGGTTAAAGTGAAAAATGTGGATGAGtagaaaataagagagaaaaaatgggATAATGAGTGTGTTTGATTGATAGGAGAAAGAGGGAAGAAAATGGCTGGGTCGACAATTTTTTCCAGGGCTTACCAAAATTCAATTTCCCTatgatgaagaaaaaatgaGGGAGAAGAGAGGGGCCGATAGAAATTACCCATCTTCCCCCAATCCTCCCTCACATATATGTAACattgatatttctttttctttttttttttcttttttttattttaagttacaCATTTGGCTTTATTCTTTTTACCTtaactttggttttttttttccccctaataggattttttttttaattaaaaaaaatgatctagAGAGTCAATTTAtactatttatattttctattttttcatttttcttttcaaccaaaaaaaagagtttttcatcactcaattttttcaccCCTCCAAACAAATAACACGAGgagaaactaaaatattttctataccCCAATTTTTTCATCTCCTCAACCAAATGAAACCTACGAgcattaatttagaaaataattttagaaactttttatgagaaaaaaaacaactgattttttcaacaaatttttttatatttcctaagacagtagtattaaattttttctaaaattatctattaACAAATTTCTTAAGGGCACTTGTTAACTTAACCCTAATTATATTCTTAAACGTATTGATTtagaaaatacttttagaaacatttttattAGTGGTCCATTAAcaaattcttttaagagtatgTTTGGGAAGTGATGAAAGTTGAAGTTTATTAGagtttttagcttatttttgctattatttataggtcttattgtactttttggtattatttatgagtctcaccgtacttttagcttttttcttccgtactttcaacaaaacattttcaattttaactaaataaactaTTTCCAAACAAATCCTAAGGCATCCATTcattgcacccaaaaaaaaaaaaaaaaattggactcaAAGTTCAATACATACCCCTAAAATTTGagattctttttaaattttgtctcttactttttcaaattttgaatttgtaaagGTTGTGGAAAGAGAGATCACATCCTACTGCTTGattagagtctgtttggatacaatttattttgttgaaaactgaaaattaaaaatactgtagcaaaataatttttaaatgagtaaaaaattactgttcattttttttttactattcatatGTCTTGATATACTGTTCATATCTCATAAACAGTGCACCAAGTGCTagtcttgaaaaaaaaaaaaaaaaaaaagctgaaaacgCGCGTGGATCCAAACTCTACCTAGTTGTGTTTTTAACGTAGTTTTTTAGctgaaaatttgttttaatttgctAGAAGTTAGTTTTAAAGTAcaactttaaaaagttaaaaaaaaactttaaaattttttttttttttgatcggaactttttaaaaaaattgtcacaaaaacataccaaaattatattaacCGAGACTAGACTAGAGGGCTAAAACCCTATCTTGTTTTCACTGTTAACTTACATGAAAATTGGGAAATTACAGCACAGTTTCCTTGGCTTTAACGTTTAACATGATCAATTTTCTAAAAGGAGGATAAGAATTCTGACACGGTAGGTTGGTAAGTACTAACACATCAATTCTTAGATACATTATTGGGTTCTGTACAAGACATTGAAGAGACACTCAAACCCAGGCCAAACCCCTGAGTTAACATTATTGGGGTATGAAAAGTATAACAATCACATTTTAAGTTGGGAAGCTATAGAGTATGGACAAGACATCAATTTTGTCTTGCTGTCGGTACTACTTGAAATTCATCCCGGTCCACTTATGGTGGCTATTAGACCAGCCAGACCCTCGGGATATGTGTTCACAGAATGAGACATTAACGGAGCATATTCCTGCCGTGCAACTTCAAATAGTCTTACCCACACAACACTTTAACACTGTGTTTGGTTGTAGCTATGGagagggaaaagaagaaaatgtgagtcttttctttcttttgtttgtttgtaaagagaagataaagaaataaTGCATGGTTTTACCTTTGTGCCCTTAATGATGTGAAAATTCATATATTAGACTATTtgtaatttcttaaaaattttaagaacataTTAGTCATTCTATGGTATAAAGTGATGGACTCCATGTAATTAATGATCTCCCTTCCTTCATTTTTGCCCAAATTGGGCTAATACCAAAACAGTGAGCTCCAGGAAAATACCATCACTCCACGAAAATAAGTTTAggatcattattttttttttttcacaaaatttttcataaggactaagataataaaatttttcataatgaCTAAGATAATTAATTGACTAATTGTAAATAATAGACATTAAAATAATGTTATCAGTGGATTTAAATGAGAGCaacaacaacttttttttttttttttagaaacaaacacacacaaggaaGAGGGGAAGAGGTTCTAATACAAAGGTATACCACAACTTCACTAAAAAACCATGCTAAGagcaacaacttttttttttttttttgagaatgaaaactactattttattgaaataaaagcCGGGATCAGCAAAGAGTACATCATATAGGTGTGGTGGAATATCCTCCACCCACACCGACAAACCTCTAACATGTCTAGCATATTTAGCTAGGTTGTGGGCTACTCTATTACC contains:
- the LOC115995263 gene encoding uncharacterized protein PF11_0207-like, which encodes MGVFASKNMNNLSDKDVKGLREKTRFLEKEMNEMVHEREKEGKAYEEDMMVFAFKEAEWKQEKMKLREEVKRLRKIVDEKEDKIRGIGEKSEKEKEWELLGTSFLVEQMREERARRDEAVEKWKQLYLAIKMELDDLIQRTNHASGDVQYWRAEEEDMIEELQRELLAKEETIKALKEQLASIEHEEYKKEREIDILRQSLRIMSSKKPSRITKNVA